The Neofelis nebulosa isolate mNeoNeb1 chromosome 16, mNeoNeb1.pri, whole genome shotgun sequence genome includes a window with the following:
- the AATK gene encoding serine/threonine-protein kinase LMTK1 isoform X5: protein MAKQPGRSVQLLKSTDLGRHSLLYLEEVGHGWFGKVFLGEVNSGISSTQVVVKELKASASVQEQTQFLEEAQPYRASPLPRPPAPSCPEFESGGQPVGSRRALQHSNLLQCLAQCAEVTPYLLVMEFCPMGDLKGYLRSCRLAESMAPDPLTLQRMACEVACGVLHLHRNNYVHSDLALRNCLLAADLTVKIGDYGLSHGKYREDYFVTADQLWVPLRWIAPELVDEVHCNLLVVDQTKASNVWSLGVTIWELFELGAQPYPHHSDRQVLAYAVREQQLKLPKPQLQLTLSDRWYEVMQFCWLQPEQRPTAEEVHLLLSYLCAKGATEAEEEFERRWRSLRPGGGGAGPGLAGLALGGAGELASASSFPLLEQFAGDGFHADGDDVLTVTETSRGLNFEYKWEAGRGAEAFPPPGAAASPSRTACLQELCAADGAPPGVVPVLSAHSPSVGSEYFIRLEEPTPAAGHDPDCAGCTLSPHAVDLLPDGGDQDKDSEGSAAASLAMEPLLGHVPPPEGSWGRCDYYLHGSCAREPSCPLSSPSPGTLVLAEPREEDADWGTAAFCPPFLEDPVGTSPSGREEMGATEACRAAQPRHWSSNVSANNNSGSRAPGAWDPGHVAGCMGCCPGPEHTLRAAPELGAPLALEDPTEPLLGSKGASSGQELGRCFGLPRLCPAEGLAPAICLVTSSRTRAAISQADSPQMEPRLAEEAEGSARPQLPLPSVPAPSQEGALLPAEAASALDTLPALPTPAGSWETATEAAQTPDSYRVSPEPGAPVSEEEDMTEATSGVFADLSSDGPLAGKPDVTLAFRSLQKQAGTPDSGDSLDIPPSAGDGGGCEAFSPSGIGTPGGQPRALDSGYDTENYESPEFVLKEAHEPCEPEACGELVSEEESPGPETQLSTSLGGLGQKNPYRDSAYFSDLDTEPDCTSGPQEKGGGDLTSRLELDLESSGLRAAQPSPESGVAGGTRGTGPREVLPLLPEDFSPGPSTCPEGPRPDPPWPQGPAQGPPVPSPGGSKIFLLTPVPLSSESHLPELQEAPVLPSGPAQPERTGSPGAPRTPLCLALPGLPAAPEGRSEEEEEDSEESDESDEELRCYSIQEPSEESEEEAPPVPVVVAESQSARNLRSLLKIPSLLSEAFCEDLERKKKAVSFFDDVTVYLFDQESPTRELGEPFPGAKESSPAFLAGGPRSPSAPGRPRRADRSPDGSAAEEGGGLAWDDGFPPTPAPEAARPAPAAPPKQTAPGPFSRFTVSPAPASRFSITHVSDSDAGSVGGPVAGAGGSCKEA, encoded by the exons ATGGCCAAGCAGCCGGGGCGCTCAG TGCAGCTGCTCAAGTCCACAGACCTGGGCCGTCACAGCCTCTTGTACCTGGAGGAGGTTGGCCACGGCTGGTTCGGGAAG gtGTTCCTGGGGGAGGTGAACTCGGGCATCAGCAGCACCCAGGTGGTGGTGAAGGAGTTGAAGGCCAGCGCCAGCGTGCAGGAGCAGACGCAGTTCCTGGAGGAGGCTCAGCCCTACAG agccagcccccttccccgcccgcccgccccctcctgccctgaGTTCGAGTCAGGGGGGCAGCCTGTTGGCTCCCGCAGGGCCCTGCAGCACAGCAATCTGCTTCAGTGCCTGGCGCAGTGCGCGGAGGTGACCCCCTACCTGCTGGTGATGGAGTTCTGCCCCATG GGGGACCTCAAGGGCTACCTGCGAAGCTGCCGGCTGGCGGAGTCCATGGCGCCCGATCCCCTGACCCTGCAGCGCATGGCCTGCGAGGTGGCCTGTGGCGTCCTGCACCTGCATCGCAACAACTATGTGCACAG TGACCTGGCCCTCAGGAACTGCCTGCTCGCGGCCGACCTGACGGTGAAAATCGGCGACTACGGCCTGTCCCACGGCAAATACAGA GAAGACTACTTTGTGACTGCCGACCAGCTGTGGGTACCGCTGCGCTGGATCGCGCCCGAGCTGGTGGACGAGGTGCACTGTAACCTGCTGGTGGTGGACCAGACCAAGGCCAGCAACGTGTG GTCCCTGGGCGTGACCATCTGGGAGCTCTTTGAGCTGGGCGCACAGCCCTACCCCCACCACTCCGACCGGCAGGTGCTGGCCTACGCAGTCCGGGAGCAGCAGCTGAAGCTCCCCAAGCCCCAGCTGCAGCTGACGCTGTCTGACCGCTG GTACGAGGTGATGCAGTTCTGCTGGCTGCAGCCTGAACAGCGGCCCACGGCCGAGGAGGTGCACCTGCTGCTGTCCTACCTCTGTGCCAAGGGCGCCACTGAGGCGGAGGAAGAATTTGAGCGGCGCTGGCGCTCGCTGCGGCCGGGCGGGGGTGGcgcaggccctgggctggcaggCCTGGCTCTGGGGGGCGCGGGCGAGCTGGCCTCCGCCTCGTCCTTCCCGCTGCTGGAGCAGTTCGCAGGCGACGGCTTCCACGCGGACGGGGACGACGTGCTGACGGTGACCGAGACGAGTCGCGGCCTCAACTTCGAGTACAAGTGGGAAGCGGGCCGCGGCGCCGAGGCCTTCCCACCCCCCGGGGCTGCAGCGAGCCCTAGCCGCACCGCTTGCCTGCAGGAGCTGTGTGCCGCTGACGGTGCGCCCCCGGGCGTGGTGCCTGTGCTCAGCGCGCACAGCCCCTCGGTGGGCAGCGAGTACTTCATCCGGCTGGAGGAGCCGACGCCCGCCGCCGGCCACGACCCTGACTGCGCCGGCTGCACCCTCAGCCCCCATGCCGTGGACCTGCTCCCCGATGGTGGTGACCAGGACAAGGACTCGGAGGGCAGCGCGGCCGCCTCGTTGGCCATGGAGCCCCTGCTGGGCCATGTGCCGCCCCCCGAGGGGTCCTGGGGCCGCTGTGACTACTACCTGCATGGGAGCTGTGCCCGGGAACCGTCCTGTCCTCTGAGCTCGCCTTCACCCGGGACCCTCGTGCTGGCGGAGCCCAGGGAGGAGGACGCCGACTGGGGCACAGCTGCCTTCTGCCCACCCTTCTTGGAGGACCCAGTGGGCACGTCCCCCTCGGGCAGGGAGGAGATGGGGGCCACCGAGGCCTGCAGGGCCGCCCAGCCCAGACACTGGAGCTCCAACGTGTCCGCCAACAACAACAGTGGCAGCCGAGCACCAGGCGCCTGGGACCCGGGACACGTGGCTGGCTGCATGGGCTGCTGCCCTGGCCCAGAGCACACCTTACGGGCTGCCCCTGAGCTAGGCGCTCCCCTGGCCCTAGAGGACCCCACAGAGCCTCTCCTTGGGTCAAAGGGGGCCTCCTCTGGCCAGGAGCTGGGCCGCTGCTTTGGCCTTCCTCGTCTGTGTCCTGCTGAGGGCCTGGCACCGGCCATCTGCCTGGTGACATCCTCCCGGACACGGGCAGCCATTAGCCAGGCTGACAGCCCCCAGATGGAGCCCAGGCTTGCTGAGGAAGCTGAGGGCTCTGCCAGACCTCAGCTACCCCTTCCCTCTGTCCCAGCCCCATCCCAAGAGGGAGCCCTGCTTCCTGCCGAGGCGGCCAGTGCCCTCGACACCCTGCCCGCCTTGCCCACGCCTGCTGGCAGCTGGGAGACTGCCACTGAGGCAGCCCAGACCCCAGACAGCTACCGGGTTTCCCCTGAGCCGGGGGCGCCAGTCAGTGAGGAAGAGGACATGACAGAGGCCACTTCTGGTGTCTTCGCTGATTTGTCCAGCGACGGTCCACTGGCCGGGAAGCCAGACGTGACTCTGGCCTTCCGCTCTTTGCAGAAGCAGGCGGGGACCCCCGACTCTGGGGACTCCCTGGATATCCCACCTTCAGCCGGTGATGGTGGTGGCTGCGAGGCCTTCAGCCCATCAGGTATCGGCACTCCCGGCGGGCAGCCCCGAGCCCTGGACAGTGGCTATGACACAGAGAACTACGAGTCCCCTGAGTTTGTGCTCAAGGAGGCACACGAGCCATGTGAGCCCGAGGCCTGTGGGGAGCTGGTCTCCGAGGAGGAGAGCCCTGGGCCCGAGACTCAGCTCTCCACCTCTCTTGGTGGCCTTGGCCAGAAGAACCCCTACCGTGACTCAGCCTACTTTTCGGACCTGGATACAGAGCCTGACTGCACTTCGGGCCcccaggagaagggaggaggtgaCTTGACCTCCAGGCTAGAGCTGGACCTGGAGAGCTCTGGGCTGCGGGCCGCACAGCCCTCCCCTGAGTCTGGTGTGGCTGGGGGGACGCGAGGCACTGGTCCCAGAGAGGTGCTGCCGCTGCTGCCTGAGGACTTTTCTCCAGGGCCAAGTACATGCCCGGAGGGCCCCAGACCGGACCCTCCCtggccccagggccctgcccaAGGGCCTCCAGTGCCCAGCCCCGGGGGTTCCAAGATTTTCCTGCTGACCCCGGTCCCGCTGAGCTCAGAGAGCCACCTCCCTGAGCTCCAGGAGGCCCCAGTACTGCCGTCCGGACCCGCCCAGCCGGAACGGACAGGGAGCCCGGGTGCCCCCAGGACCCCACTCTGCCTGGCCCTGCCGGGACTGCCCGCAGCCCCGGAGGGCCGCtcggaggaggaagaggaggacagcGAGGAGAGCGATGAGTCGGATGAAGAGCTCCGCTGCTACAGCATCCAGGAGCCCAGCGAGGAGAGCGAGGAGGAGGCGCCTCCCGTGCCGGTGGTGGTGGCCGAGAGCCAGAGCGCGCGCAACCTGCGCAGTCTGCTCAAGATACCCAGCCTGTTGTCGGAGGCCTTCTGCGAGGACCTGGAGCGCAAGAAGAAAGCCGTGTCCTTCTTCGACGACGTCACCGTCTACCTCTTCGACCAG GAAAGCCCCACCCGGGAGCTCGGGGAACCCTTCCCTGGAGCCAAGGAGTCGTCCCCCGCGTTCCTGGCGGGCGGCCCCCGCTCCCCCAGCGCCCCCGGCCGGCCGCGGCGGGCAGACCGCTCCCCCGACGGCTCCGCGGCGGAAGAGG